A single region of the Bacteroides luhongzhouii genome encodes:
- a CDS encoding ABC transporter substrate-binding protein: MKRPILLFWFILFFLYSCQSKKGDSSFLPLTELQPLTLGMMPTLDGLPFHIAKTQGIYDSLGLDLSILSFNSANDRDATFLIRKMDGMITDYPSAIVLQAIHHADLGFILKNNGYFCFIVSKESNINQLEQLKEKNIAVSRNTVIEYATDQLLSKAGISLSEMNMPEIGQLPLRLQMLQYNQIDASFLPDPAASIAMNSKHRSLVSTQELGIDFTATAFSRKALNEKRKEIELLITGYNLGVDYIKMHPQKEWEQVLIEIGVPENLTGLVALPNYQKAKRPSAEGIDKAIQWLKENHRIPETYAEKNLIDTTYIPTISTKIK, encoded by the coding sequence ATGAAAAGACCGATACTACTTTTTTGGTTCATCCTTTTCTTCCTTTACTCCTGTCAGAGTAAAAAAGGAGACAGCTCTTTTTTACCTCTAACCGAACTGCAACCACTCACCCTGGGCATGATGCCTACACTGGACGGACTCCCTTTCCACATAGCTAAAACACAAGGTATCTACGATTCATTAGGATTGGACCTGAGCATTCTTTCATTCAACTCCGCCAACGATCGCGACGCCACTTTCCTGATTAGGAAAATGGATGGCATGATTACCGACTATCCCAGCGCAATAGTGCTGCAAGCTATCCATCATGCTGATTTAGGATTTATCTTGAAAAATAATGGTTACTTCTGCTTCATTGTCTCTAAAGAAAGTAATATCAACCAACTGGAACAACTCAAGGAAAAAAATATCGCTGTGTCACGCAACACAGTTATTGAATATGCTACTGACCAGTTATTAAGCAAAGCCGGAATCAGTCTTTCGGAAATGAATATGCCGGAAATCGGTCAGCTTCCTCTCCGCCTGCAAATGTTGCAGTACAATCAGATCGACGCCTCTTTCCTGCCCGACCCTGCCGCATCTATCGCCATGAACAGCAAACATCGTTCATTGGTGAGCACACAAGAACTGGGCATTGATTTTACGGCTACCGCTTTTTCACGAAAAGCGCTCAACGAAAAAAGAAAAGAAATCGAACTACTCATCACAGGCTATAATCTGGGAGTAGATTATATAAAAATGCATCCACAAAAGGAATGGGAGCAAGTGCTGATTGAAATAGGTGTACCGGAAAATCTGACAGGACTTGTCGCCCTCCCCAATTATCAAAAAGCAAAACGCCCTTCAGCTGAAGGGATAGATAAAGCTATACAGTGGTTGAAAGAAAACCACCGAATCCCCGAGACCTACGCTGAAAAGAATCTGATTGACACAACGTATATCCCCACAATATCAACCAAAATCAAATAA
- a CDS encoding porin: protein MRKTLLQFLTFVLCITGMQNPLLAQEQTPLNQVVNTLKERISLSGYAQLGYTYDDAANPDNTFDIKRIIFMAHGKITKRWTCDFMYDFYNGGMLLEVYTDYQFLPGLTARIGEFKVPYTIENELSPTTVELINCYSQSVCYLAGVSGSDKCYGMTSGRDIGMMLHGKLFRDFLQYKVAVMNGQGLNTKDKNSQKDVVGNLMVNPLKWLSVGGSFIRGTGHAIADSEYTGIKAGENYAKKRWSAGGVVTTSTFNLRTEYLGGKDRNVKSEGFYATGSVRFARNFDFIASYDYFNPNKAADFKQNNYIAGVQYWFYPRCRLQAQYTFCDKQGDGQKDSNLIQAQVQVRF from the coding sequence ATGCGAAAAACACTACTCCAATTCTTAACCTTTGTTTTATGCATTACAGGTATGCAAAATCCGCTCCTGGCACAGGAGCAGACACCATTAAATCAAGTTGTCAACACACTGAAAGAACGGATTAGCCTCTCCGGATATGCCCAATTGGGATATACTTATGACGATGCAGCGAATCCGGATAATACATTCGACATCAAACGAATCATTTTCATGGCACACGGAAAGATTACCAAACGGTGGACTTGTGATTTTATGTATGACTTCTACAATGGGGGCATGTTACTCGAAGTGTATACCGATTATCAGTTTCTCCCCGGACTTACGGCACGTATCGGTGAATTCAAGGTTCCTTATACCATAGAAAATGAATTATCTCCTACCACAGTAGAACTCATTAATTGTTATTCGCAGTCTGTTTGTTACCTGGCAGGAGTAAGCGGCAGCGATAAGTGTTACGGAATGACGTCCGGACGGGATATCGGTATGATGCTTCACGGGAAATTATTTCGTGACTTCCTGCAATATAAGGTGGCTGTAATGAATGGACAAGGATTGAACACCAAAGACAAAAACAGTCAAAAAGATGTGGTCGGTAACTTGATGGTTAATCCGCTGAAATGGTTATCCGTGGGTGGTTCGTTTATCCGCGGAACAGGACATGCCATAGCAGATTCGGAATATACCGGAATCAAAGCTGGAGAAAATTACGCCAAGAAACGTTGGAGTGCAGGAGGGGTTGTCACCACTTCCACCTTTAATCTGCGTACGGAATATCTCGGCGGAAAAGACAGGAATGTGAAAAGTGAAGGTTTCTATGCAACAGGCAGCGTACGCTTCGCCCGGAATTTCGATTTCATCGCTTCTTATGACTATTTCAACCCGAATAAAGCTGCCGACTTCAAACAGAATAATTATATTGCAGGCGTACAGTACTGGTTTTATCCCAGATGCCGCTTACAAGCACAATATACTTTTTGCGACAAGCAAGGAGACGGACAAAAAGACTCCAATCTGATACAGGCACAAGTGCAGGTAAGATTTTAA
- a CDS encoding DUF418 domain-containing protein, which translates to MEHKIAETNARIDVADVLRGLAVMGIILLHSIEHFNFYSFPEEVPFEWMKFTDQAIWRGLFFTFSNKAYAVFALLFGFSFYIQDNNQQRRGKDFRLRFLWRLFILFIIGQFNAAFFTGEILTMYAILGIILPIFCRMSDRTVVIFATLLILQPIDWGKLIYALCNPDYVAGKSLAGYYFSIAFDVQKNGTFLETVRMNMWEGQLANMTWALEHGRILQTPGLFLFGMLVGRRKYFLYSEQNERLWLKALAVSLLCFFPIYGLNNMLPEFIERSAVLVPLQLILSSFSSLSFMVLLVTGLLLTFYRVKDRSFFMRFTSYGKMSLTNYLGQSIFGSLLFYHWGFELGRYLGITYSFLFGILFVILQMVFCSWWLRHHKHGPFEGLWKRLTWIGKNK; encoded by the coding sequence ATGGAACACAAAATCGCCGAAACCAACGCCCGAATAGACGTGGCCGACGTATTAAGAGGATTAGCAGTAATGGGAATTATTCTCTTACACAGTATTGAACACTTTAATTTCTACTCCTTCCCGGAAGAAGTACCTTTTGAATGGATGAAATTTACCGATCAGGCTATTTGGAGAGGATTATTCTTCACATTCAGTAACAAAGCATACGCTGTGTTTGCCCTGCTCTTCGGTTTCAGTTTCTATATTCAAGACAACAACCAACAACGGAGAGGGAAAGATTTCCGCTTGCGATTTTTATGGAGATTATTCATTCTCTTCATTATAGGACAGTTCAATGCCGCCTTCTTTACCGGTGAAATATTGACCATGTATGCGATTTTAGGAATTATCCTTCCGATATTCTGCCGGATGAGTGACCGCACGGTTGTCATCTTCGCTACTTTACTAATTTTACAACCTATCGATTGGGGGAAATTGATTTATGCTTTGTGTAATCCTGACTATGTGGCAGGAAAAAGTTTGGCAGGTTATTATTTCAGCATTGCTTTCGACGTGCAAAAGAATGGAACGTTCCTCGAAACAGTCCGCATGAATATGTGGGAAGGACAACTGGCCAATATGACCTGGGCACTGGAACATGGACGTATCTTACAGACACCGGGATTATTCTTATTCGGAATGCTTGTCGGTCGCCGCAAATATTTCCTGTACAGCGAACAGAACGAACGCCTGTGGCTAAAGGCATTGGCCGTTTCACTTCTCTGCTTCTTCCCCATCTACGGATTGAACAATATGTTGCCGGAATTCATCGAACGAAGTGCCGTCCTTGTTCCCCTCCAATTGATTTTAAGTTCATTCAGCAGCCTTAGCTTCATGGTATTGCTGGTAACAGGATTACTGCTGACTTTCTACCGCGTAAAGGACCGCAGCTTCTTTATGCGTTTCACATCTTATGGTAAAATGAGTTTAACAAACTATCTCGGACAATCTATTTTCGGTTCTCTTTTGTTCTATCATTGGGGATTCGAACTTGGAAGATATTTAGGAATCACTTACAGTTTCCTTTTTGGCATCCTTTTTGTTATATTACAAATGGTATTCTGTTCGTGGTGGCTCCGGCACCATAAACACGGTCCTTTTGAGGGTCTCTGGAAACGTTTGACCTGGATTGGAAAAAATAAATAA
- a CDS encoding tetratricopeptide repeat protein: MMNEKTINEQYAYIRTLLEEKRLKEALMQLESLLWQCPDWDLRTRLEQLQTSYKYMLEYMKQGANDPERWNLYQKMVADTWGIADQSRLLMLDNASSRYYHEVRRTPVSADLANYGIKTILHMLESFNDDLAVSGLLSDEKMDEVLKRHEDTLKFMFIRTWTNSAWTPEDEEDAKAMLTSELLPGDDLCLFVSALTLSLMECFDLRKIVWLLNAYEHPNVNISQRALVGTMIIFHIYRNRLPFYPELIKRVDLMEEIPSFREDVARIYRQMLLCQETEKIDKKMREEIIPEMLKNVSSMKNMRFGFEENDEENNDMNPDWEDAFEKSGLGDKLREMNELQLEGADVYMSTFAALKNYPFFREVHNWFYPFSKQQSNVHKAMKQAGNQGGSLLDLILQSGFFSNSDKYSLFFTIHQLPQSQQDMMLSQLNEQQVAELAEKSNVETMKRFNERPGTVSNQYLHDLYRFFKLSVRKSEFRDIFKEKLDLHHVPALDNILCWKDVLFPIADFYLSKERWDEATEIYEELEYIGGFKGESAECYQKFGYALQKRKKYAEAIQAYLKADTLKPDNIWNNRHLAICYRLNRNYQAALTYYKKVEEAAPEDTNVTFYIGSCLTELGQYEEALNYFFKLDFIENNCIKAWRGIGWCSFINQKYEQAMKYYEKIIGQKPLAIDYMNAGHVAWVMGDIQKAAVFYGKAITASGNRERFLEMFHKDKDSLLIQGIREEDIPLMLDLL; the protein is encoded by the coding sequence ATGATGAACGAAAAAACGATTAATGAACAATACGCATATATACGTACTTTACTTGAAGAGAAAAGACTCAAAGAGGCCCTAATGCAGTTGGAATCTTTGCTGTGGCAGTGTCCCGACTGGGATTTGCGCACTCGCCTGGAACAATTGCAGACCTCTTACAAATATATGCTGGAATACATGAAACAGGGAGCAAACGACCCTGAACGGTGGAATCTGTATCAGAAAATGGTAGCAGACACCTGGGGAATTGCCGACCAATCACGTCTGCTCATGTTGGATAATGCTTCATCAAGATACTATCATGAAGTACGCCGCACTCCCGTATCGGCGGACTTGGCTAACTATGGTATAAAAACAATATTACACATGCTGGAGTCATTTAATGACGACTTGGCAGTCAGCGGATTACTGTCTGACGAAAAGATGGATGAAGTATTAAAGCGGCATGAAGATACGCTCAAGTTTATGTTTATAAGAACATGGACAAACAGCGCATGGACTCCCGAAGACGAGGAAGACGCAAAAGCCATGCTTACCTCGGAATTACTTCCGGGAGATGACTTATGCTTATTTGTCAGTGCCCTTACATTGAGCTTGATGGAATGTTTCGACTTACGAAAAATAGTGTGGCTGCTCAATGCTTACGAACACCCTAACGTCAACATCAGCCAACGGGCATTGGTAGGTACAATGATTATTTTCCACATCTACAGAAACCGTCTTCCTTTTTATCCGGAACTCATCAAAAGGGTAGATCTGATGGAGGAAATACCTTCATTCAGAGAAGACGTCGCACGTATATACCGCCAAATGCTATTATGTCAGGAAACGGAAAAGATTGATAAAAAGATGAGGGAAGAGATTATTCCTGAAATGCTGAAGAATGTCTCCTCCATGAAAAATATGCGGTTCGGTTTTGAAGAAAACGATGAAGAAAACAATGATATGAACCCGGATTGGGAAGATGCATTCGAGAAGTCCGGTCTGGGGGATAAATTGCGTGAAATGAACGAACTGCAGCTAGAGGGCGCAGATGTGTATATGAGTACTTTTGCCGCATTGAAAAATTATCCGTTCTTCCGCGAGGTACATAACTGGTTTTATCCATTCAGCAAACAACAGTCCAATGTGCACAAAGCAATGAAGCAAGCGGGAAATCAGGGAGGCAGTCTGTTGGACTTAATTCTTCAATCGGGATTTTTCAGCAACAGCGATAAGTACTCGCTCTTTTTCACGATTCATCAATTGCCACAGTCGCAACAGGATATGATGTTGAGTCAGCTGAACGAACAGCAGGTGGCAGAATTGGCAGAGAAATCGAATGTTGAAACAATGAAGAGATTCAATGAACGTCCGGGAACGGTCAGCAACCAATACCTGCACGACTTGTACCGTTTCTTCAAACTTAGTGTACGCAAGAGTGAGTTCAGAGATATTTTTAAAGAGAAACTCGATCTTCATCACGTTCCTGCACTTGACAATATATTGTGTTGGAAAGATGTATTGTTCCCCATTGCCGATTTTTATCTGTCAAAAGAACGTTGGGACGAGGCTACCGAAATTTATGAAGAACTGGAGTATATCGGAGGATTCAAAGGAGAAAGTGCGGAATGTTATCAGAAGTTTGGCTATGCATTACAGAAAAGAAAGAAATATGCAGAAGCTATTCAGGCTTATCTGAAAGCAGACACGCTGAAGCCGGATAATATCTGGAACAATCGCCACCTGGCTATTTGTTACCGGCTAAACAGAAACTATCAGGCTGCACTCACTTATTATAAAAAGGTAGAAGAAGCTGCTCCGGAAGATACCAATGTGACTTTCTATATCGGTAGTTGCCTGACTGAATTGGGACAATATGAGGAAGCTCTGAATTATTTCTTCAAGTTGGATTTCATCGAGAACAATTGTATAAAGGCATGGCGCGGCATCGGTTGGTGCTCGTTCATCAACCAGAAATATGAACAGGCGATGAAATATTATGAAAAGATCATTGGACAAAAGCCGCTGGCTATTGATTATATGAACGCAGGACATGTGGCCTGGGTAATGGGAGATATTCAGAAAGCTGCCGTTTTCTACGGAAAAGCCATTACGGCTAGTGGAAACCGGGAAAGATTCCTGGAGATGTTCCATAAAGATAAAGACTCTCTTCTCATACAAGGGATTCGGGAAGAAGACATTCCTCTGATGCTGGATTTATTATAG
- a CDS encoding Maf-like protein yields the protein MLDNLKKYQIILASNSPRRKELMSGLGVDYVVRTLPDVDESYPDTLVGAEIPEYIAREKADAYRTMMEPGELLITADTIVWLDGKVLGKPEGREGAIEMLRALSGKSHQVFTGVCLATTEWQKSFTASSEVLFDVLSEDEILYYVDRYLPMDKAGAYGVQEWIGYIGVKSISGSFYNIMGLPIQKLYGELKKL from the coding sequence ATGCTTGATAACTTAAAGAAATATCAGATTATATTAGCCTCCAATTCTCCCCGTCGGAAAGAACTGATGTCAGGCTTGGGAGTAGATTATGTAGTCAGAACATTGCCGGATGTAGACGAGTCGTATCCGGATACATTGGTTGGTGCTGAAATACCCGAATATATTGCTCGTGAAAAGGCGGATGCCTATCGTACCATGATGGAGCCGGGAGAATTATTGATTACAGCAGATACCATAGTCTGGCTGGATGGAAAAGTACTTGGAAAACCGGAGGGCAGGGAAGGAGCCATTGAAATGCTTCGTGCTCTTTCGGGAAAGTCTCATCAGGTTTTCACAGGTGTTTGCCTGGCTACCACCGAATGGCAAAAAAGCTTTACTGCTTCCTCCGAAGTATTGTTTGATGTCTTGTCAGAAGATGAAATCCTGTATTATGTCGATCGCTATCTGCCGATGGATAAGGCAGGAGCCTATGGCGTTCAGGAATGGATCGGGTATATCGGAGTGAAATCAATTTCAGGTAGCTTCTATAATATTATGGGACTTCCCATACAGAAGTTGTATGGAGAGTTGAAAAAGTTATAG
- a CDS encoding KdsC family phosphatase, giving the protein MSTINYDLSRIKALAFDVDGVLSSTTVPLHPSGEPMRTVNIKDGYAIQLAVKKGLHIAIITGGRTEAVRIRFEGLGVKDLYMGSAVKIHDYRDFRDKYGLTDDEILYMGDDVPDIEVMRECGLPCCPKDAVPEVKSVAKYISYADGGRGCGRDVVEQVLKAHGLWMAEDAFGW; this is encoded by the coding sequence ATGAGCACCATCAACTATGATTTATCTCGTATCAAGGCTTTAGCTTTTGACGTAGACGGAGTATTGAGTTCGACAACTGTACCTCTGCATCCTTCCGGAGAACCGATGCGTACCGTGAATATCAAAGATGGGTACGCTATCCAGTTGGCTGTGAAAAAGGGACTTCACATAGCCATCATCACCGGTGGCCGTACAGAAGCAGTGCGTATCCGTTTTGAAGGACTGGGAGTGAAGGATCTGTATATGGGATCTGCCGTCAAGATACACGATTATCGTGATTTTCGTGATAAATATGGATTGACCGATGATGAAATTCTTTATATGGGAGATGATGTTCCTGATATTGAAGTGATGCGTGAATGCGGACTTCCATGTTGTCCGAAAGATGCCGTGCCGGAAGTGAAATCCGTAGCAAAGTATATTTCTTATGCAGACGGCGGACGTGGTTGCGGGCGTGATGTAGTGGAGCAGGTATTGAAAGCTCATGGTCTATGGATGGCAGAAGATGCTTTCGGCTGGTGA